A genomic window from Glycine max cultivar Williams 82 chromosome 17, Glycine_max_v4.0, whole genome shotgun sequence includes:
- the LOC100780367 gene encoding uncharacterized protein yields MASAEQPLKKRKLYEPLPEPPPFSPPQPPPPESEATPSSPQTLPTPSSTPPLSQEEILAKRRNKDEIRSVYEGYKRIKRCLLRKDAPSSMSELEQSYLALITSSRGCMSVQRIVADLIPRYACHCPTALEAAAKVVINMHNLSLALISRGEDSSGIAFETARACICGLADVCCDASSVAPTLAVIRGICEAVFQNVLTFFIALFEGKDVLQMVDKNFLNMQDTPEAFSELKQKILDEDESSLTKLSKLRVLCLLRIFFSCPKDLLAACLDLFGSATKEATNAEGQRFLSLVTSTFDDDKAVHLFERAIGGSKSCTDSTGSGIRDNEAGEAIMTEDNHVSGGDSSVGKSCLLMQVLDKDPLLRKWMLCRCKKLLDLLSDVSLEITSVLQGILGMFPRQTDLEDCQADSDEDKSDSSIYMNRNYMVPRISEEHESIGESSGKGSSLRVHVGSSDGFTDKYVMDHSSAVPLDHVPVLKVGSHYDNGVSKPMSIGVGEEGNMPTPRDSVSHQMFSPAVRTPVDFRSNSFEGRNDFLNVEKNHVLNMNFNSPPLRSSSGSVSNSLASPNHHFMSPTASTKGQIVWCCDGDPAAMDIVSASKQLWIGYVGPDVPENHIRFHLERFGTIEQFIFFPVKGFALVEYRRIIDAIKTRHCLPGCFPCRVKFMDIGLGTRGAMNGVAVGSSSHIYVGNIPSQWARDEIMHETRKVIHKGPLAFIDLSCEFALLMEFETPEEAATVMLHLRQLRRERSNYNQHFGPGTVNVGIGHAYMDGGRPIPAPPPPPPPPNLDLKVNNPAGSPHARTLSGSPADSSRTRMSHLSTLLASLRTKYNINQNLGLSDNYTIGNNCPPMREEDMVPSSTLCITIPRSSSLFLTDDELMAICNLAIGNSGSIVQLTQTNLQMGCSWFVECSNVDGAVSVLKNLRGCPGLFFQIEFSKPGNQIAVPFSVKPENNSMELVSPRINSENHNLPQSNWHFPGSREMSELGARKPDGYDNLSQDPHQGGIVPHSHSGAHGPSIPPPQQIQSSPFVRPVYVPPNGPWDRRGINNHLPVSQFKTGVMPNNFHGNAVVSPFIPASVTPLAQIQGTPMHPYNQQVPPSIIPPPLSSLPPPQPEMPPPLPPSPPPLPQVQPPLVPPLPSSPPPPPPPPLPVQEAVDMECSGQSLLYQWQGNLCKSGVNYCTIYACKADSNICRYSNAIPEPAEWPSKLDMTKRTDLRHVKSTFAATPSHRREVCRLIPSSSSDHKRFQDFISYLKQRDCAGVIKIPASKSIWARLLFILPHSLETCSLLSIAHDPSDCLIALVLPKETNFEWI; encoded by the exons ATGGCTTCAGCGGAGCAGCCTCTGAAGAAGCGAAAGCTCTACGAGCCTTTACCAGAACCGCCACCGTTTTCGCCGCCGCAACCGCCGCCGCCGGAATCCGAAGCAACCCCTTCCTCTCCGCAAACCCTACCCACGCCGTCGTCCACTCCCCCGCTGTCTCAGGAGGAGATTCTCGCGAAGCGGCGGAACAAGGATGAAATTCGAAGCGTGTACGAAGGTTACAAGCGGATTAAGCGTTGCTTGCTTCGAAAAGACGCTCCCTCCTCCATGTCTGAACTCGAACAGAGTTATCTCGCTCTCATCACTTCTTCCAGAG GTTGTATGAGTGTACAAAGAATTGTGGCGGATCTTATTCCTCGGTACGCATGTCACTGTCCAACTGCTTTGGAAGCTGCAGCTAAAGTTGTTATTAATATGCACAACTTGAGTTTGGCCTTGATCAGCAGAGGAGAGGATTCCAGTGGTATTGCATTTGAAACTGCTAGAGCCTGTATTTGTGGCCTAGCTGATGTTTGCTGCGATGCTTCATCGGTGGCGCCTACATTAGCTGTAATTAGAGGAATTTGCGAAGCAGTTTTTCAGAATGTGCTCACCTTTTTTATAGCCTTATTCGAAGGGAAGGATGTCTTACAGATGGTTGACAAGAATTTCCTGAATATGCAAGATACTCCTGAGGCCTTTTCTGAGTTGAAACAAAAGAttttagatgaagatgaatcttcATTGACTAAACTGTCCAAGTTGCGCGTGTTATGTCTACTTCGGATATTCTTCTCTTGTCCAAAAGATTTGCTTGCAGCTTGTTTGGATCTCTTTGGCTCTGCCACAAAAGAGGCAACTAATGCCGAAGGACAGCGTTTTCTGAGCCTGGTGACTAGCACATTTGATGATGATAAGGCAGTTCACCTTTTCGAAAGAGCAATTGGTGGATCTAAATCATGTACAGATTCTACTGGGTCAGGCATCAGAGACAATGAGGCTGGTGAGGCAATTATGACTGAAGACAACCATGTTTCTGGTGGTGATTCATCTGTTGGCAAAAGCTGCTTGCTTATGCAG GTCCTTGACAAGGATCCCTTACTGCGGAAATGGATGTTGTGTAGATGTAAGAAGTTGCTTGACTTGCTCTCTGATGTATCACTGGAAATTACGtcagtactgcaaggaattctTGGAATGTTTCCTCGACAAACAGATTTGGAGGACTGTCAAGCAGATAGTGATGAAGATAAATCTGATTCTTCAATTTACATGAATAGGAACTACATGGTTCCTAGGATCTCTGAGGAACATGAAAGCATTGGTGAATCATCTGGAAAAGGCAGCAGTTTGAGAGTTCATGTTGGTTCTTCTGATGGTTTTACTGATAAATATGTGATGGATCATAGCTCAGCAGTTCCTCTTGACCATGTTCCTGTGTTAAAAGTGGGTTCACATTACGATAATGGAGTCTCAAAGCCCATGAGCATTGGGGTGGGGGAGGAAGGGAATATGCCCACACCTAGGGACTCGGTAAGCCATCAAATGTTCTCACCTGCTGTTAGAACACCAGTAGACTTTAGGAGCAATTCATTTGAAGGTAGAAATGATTTCCTGAATGTAGAGAAAAATCATGTCTTAAATATGAACTTCAATTCACCTCCGCTGAGATCCTCTAGTGGATCTGTTAGTAATTCTTTGGCATCTCCTAATCATCATTTTATGTCACCAACTGCTTCAACAAAAGGTCAAATTGTCTGGTGCTGTGATGGGGATCCTGCAGCCATGGATATTGTCTCTGCTTCTAAGCAGTTATGGATAGGCTATGTAGGTCCTGATGTGCCTGAAAATCATATTAGGTTTCACTTAGAAAGATTTGGTACTATtgaacaatttattttcttcccagTAAAAGGATTTGCCTTGGTTGAGTACAGAAGGATCATTGACGCAATAAAAACTCGACACTGTTTACCTGGATGTTTTCCTTGCCGTGTAAAATTCATGGATATAGGACTTGGAACTAGGGGTGCAATGAATGGTGTTGCAGTTGGCTCTAGTTCTCATATTTATGTTGGAAATATTCCTAGTCAATGGGCCAGGGATGAGATCATGCATGAAACAAGGAAGGTGATCCACAAGGGTCCTCTTGCATTCATTGATCTTAGCTGTGAGTTTGCATTACTTATGGAATTTGAAACTCCTGAAGAAGCTGCAACTGTCATGTTGCATTTGAGACAACTACGAAGAGAAAGAAGTAACTACAACCAGCATTTTGGTCCAGGAACAGTTAATGTTGGAATTGGGCATGCTTATATGGATGGTGGAAGGCCTATACCTGCCCCTCCCCCTCCCCCTCCCCCTCCCAATCTTGACCTTAAAGTTAACAACCCTGCTGGATCACCTCATGCTCGAACTCTATCAGGGAGCCCCGCCGATAGCAGTCGAACAAGGATGTCTCACTTGTCTACCTTACTTGCTTCATTGCGCACAAAGTATAATATTAATCAAAACCTAGGTCTCAGTGATAATTATACGATTGGAAATAATTGTCCTCCCATGCGTGAAGAAGATATGGTGCCATCCAGCACTCTGTGCATAACTATTCCACGTAGTAGCTCTTTGTTCCTCACAGATGATGAGTTAATGGCCATTTGCAATCTTGCCATTGGAAACTCTGGATCAATTGTGCAGTTGACACAAACAAACTTGCAGATGGGATGTAGTTGGTTTGTCGAATGTAGTAATGTTGATGGTGCAGTTTCTGTTCTAAAGAATCTCCGTGGTTGTCCAGGATTGTTCTTCCAGATAGAATTCAG CAAACCCGGAAATCAGATTGCTGTACCATTTTCAGTTAAACCAGAGAACAATTCAATGGAGCTTGTATCCCCCAGAATAAATTCAGAAAATCATAATCTGCCTCAGTCAAACTGGCACTTTCCTGGTTCTAGGGAGATGTCAGAGCTTGGAGCAAGAAAACCTGATGGTTATGATAATTTGTCACAGGATCCTCATCAAGGAG GTATTGTTCCGCATTCACACTCTGGAGCACATGGACCTTCCATTCCACCACCACAACAAATTCAGTCTTCTCCTTTTGTTCGCCCTGTTTATGTTCCTCCTAATGGTCCATGGGATCGTCGGGGAATTAATAATCATTTACCTGTCAGCCAATTCAAGACAGGAGTAATGCCAAATAATTTTCATGGTAATGCTGTTGTCAGTCCTTTTATTCCTGCTTCAGTAACTCCACTTGCTCAGATACAAGGAACTCCAATGCATCCTTATAACCAGCAGGTGCCTCCATCAATTATACCACCACCTTTATCATCCTTGCCACCTCCTCAGCCTGAAATGCCACCTCCACTTCCTCCTTCTCCACCACCTTTACCCCAGGTTCAGCCACCCTTGGTCCCTCCACTGCCTAGTTCTCCTCCTccccctcctcctccaccactgCCTGTTCAAGAAGCAGTCGATATGGAATGTTCAGGGCAGTCCTTGCTGTATCAATGGCAGGGGAATCTCTGTAAAAGTGGGGTTAATTACTGTACAATTTATGCATGCAAAGCAGATTCAAATATTTGTCGATATTCAAATGCCATACCTGAGCCTGCCGA GTGGCCCTCAAAATTAGACATGACAAAACGAACAGATCTTCGACATGTGAAATCAACATTTGCTGCTACTCCATCTCATAGA AGGGAAGTGTGCCGTTTGATTCCATCTTCCTCTAGTGACCACAAAAGG TTTCAGGATTTCATATCATACTTGAAGCAGAGGGATTGTGCTGGGGTTATTAAAATCCCAGCTTCAAAATCCATATGGGCAAGGTTGCTATTCATTCTCCCCCACTCACTTGAAACGTGCTCTTTGCTTTCTATTGCACATGATCCATCAGATTGCCTCATTGCTTTGGTTCTTCCCAAAGAAACAAACTTTGAGTGGATATGA